The following proteins come from a genomic window of Montipora foliosa isolate CH-2021 chromosome 2, ASM3666993v2, whole genome shotgun sequence:
- the LOC137986356 gene encoding TNF receptor-associated factor 2-like, producing MPGYNLAPVDRLSIDERNLCPKCAGILKEAVQAIACGHRYCKTCVDMILSDEVGKCVIDGSVILKEQVFLDRFVEREIQSLLVHCENHEQGCQWEGELRKREAHYPECKFVPVPCVHQECGQLVTRTNLAEHLETVCQYRMEKCDYCESPVVYAAMKEHQDTECPSVPITCPECHKEGIPRVQMSAHIDPMSGDCEEMQLYCPLKQIGCSETKMMKLQERKLHEETNTAGHLALLFQTVMQLFSIVGSTRMQESNHMTTNDAKFPSQKKLERFVKQVEDVLKENREMKSKLSKQEERIQHLESTRQHSFASSASYQDTEVTTELSRKLNNEEAKIADLELLIVEGNKISEQLQRQVWNVAERQDAFNGTATRLQREIESMSHSLALRNVMMSDLNDLTRQQPVTSYDGVLIWKISDLARKRQDAISGRQVSLYSPCFYTGRYGYKMCARIYLNGDGMGKGTHISLFFAVMRGEYDALLRWPFRQKVTFMLLDQNNVEHVIDSFKPDPNSSSFQRPRRETNIPSGCPMFCPLSEFNNHAYVMDDAMFLKVIVDTTDL from the exons ATGCCTGGATACAATTTGGCTCCAGTGGATCGCTTAAGTATCGACGAAAGGAATTTGTGCCCTAAATGTGCAGGAATTTTGAAAGAAGCTGTGCAGGCCATTGCATGCGGTCACAGATACTGCAAAACTTGCGTGGATATGATACTGAG CGATGAAGTTGGAAAATGTGTTATTGATGGATCAGTCATTTTAAAAGAACAG gtgtttttgGACCGATTTGTAGAGCGTGAGATTCAGTCACTCCTGGTTCACTGCGAAAATCATGAACAGGGTTGCCAATGGGAAGGAGAGCTTCGAAAACGAGAG GCTCATTATCCGGAATGTAAATTTGTCCCTGTACCCTGCGTACACCAAGAATGCGGTCAACTGGTTACTAGAACAAATTTAGCAGAACATCTTGAGACGGTGTGTCAGTATAGGATGGAAAAATGTGATTATTGCGAATCTCCAGTGGTCTATGCAGCTATGAAG GAACATCAGGATACTGAATGTCCGTCGGTACCAATTACTTGCCCAGAATGCCACAAGGAAGGTATACCACGTGTTCag aTGTCTGCCCACATCGATCCAATGAGTGGTGACTGTGAGGAAATGCAATTGTATTGCCCTTTGAAACAAATCGGATGTTCGGAAACTAAG ATGATGAAGTTGCAAGAGAGAAAACTTCACGAAGAGACGAATACAGCAGGGCATCTAGCACTTCTGTTTCAAACTGTTATGCAACTTTTCTCTATAGTTGGAAGCACTAGAATGCAAGAGTCTAATCATATGACTACTAATGACGCGAAGTTTCCTTCGCAAAAAAAACTGGAGCGTTTTGTCAAACAAGTGGAAGATGTCTTAAAGGAGAATAGAGAAATGAAGTCAAAATTATCAAAGCAAGAAGAGAGAATACAACACTTGGAGAGTACAAGACAGCACAGTTTCGCTTCAAGTGCATCATATCAAGACACAGAAGTAACTACTGAGCTTTCGCGGAAATTAAACAACGAAGAAGCAAAAATAGCCGATCTGGAACTTTTGATCGTTGAGGGGAATAAAATCAGCGAACAACTTCAGCGCCAAGTTTGGAATGTAGCAGAAAGACAAGACGCTTTCAATGGAACAGCCACCCGACTTCAGAGAGAGATCGAGTCCATGAGTCATTCACTGGCCTTGCGAAACGTGATGATGAGTGATTTGAATGATTTAACAAGACAGCAGCCGGTAACTAGTTACGATGGAGTCCTTATATGGAAAATTTCCGACCTCGCGCGCAAACGACAGGATGCAATCTCAGGCAGACAGGTGTCCCTTTACAGCCCTTGCTTTTACACCGGTCGTTATGGATACAAAATGTGCGCGCGCATCTATTTGAATGGGGACGGTATGGGCAAGGGAACAcacatttccttgttttttgctGTCATGCGTGGTGAATATGACGCGTTGCTCCGCTGGCCATTCAGACAAAAGGTTACATTCATGTTACTAGATCAGAACAACGTGGAACACGTGATTGATTCGTTTAAACCCGATCCAAACAGTTCATCCTTCCAGAGACCAAGAAGAGAGACAAACATTCCGAGTGGGTGCCCGATGTTTTGTCCTCTGTCCGAGTTCAACAATCATGCCTATGTTATGGATGATGCTATGTTCCTGAAAGTTATAGTGGATACTACCGATTTATAA